The genomic stretch TCGGCCTGGGAGGCCGGCAGCGGCTCGGCCTTGCCGGCGCCGGCCGCGTCCTCGTCGCGCACCGGGGTGGTCAGCAGGATCCGGGCGTCCTCGGTCATGGTCACCGTGGTGAAGGGCCCCGTGCCGGGGGTGATCTCCCATGTGTCGAACTGGGTGTTGACCTCCTTCTGGGCGGGCCGCACCGACAGCCGGGTCACTCCGCCCTCGGTCCAGGCCTTGTCGATGGTGACGAACTGCTTGGTGGCGGCCCACGGGCTCTTGCTGGTCGACGCCTGCGGGTCCGGCGTGGTGGGGTCCGGCGTGGCGGCGACCGGTGTGGTGGGGTCCGCCGGCTCCTTGCCGCTCTCGCCGCACCCGGTCAGGACAAGGGCGCCGAGGGCGACAACGGTGAGCAGGCGCGTGGTGGCCCGGCGGCGTGCGGCAGACATGATCAACGTTCTCCTGGAAGCCGGTGTGGTCGGGTTACACGGTCTCTACGCCCCACACCGGCCCCGGGTTGCACCCCCGTCCAGGTTTTTCGGCGCCCTTCTAGCGGGCGCCCTGGATGTGGAAGTTGAAGTCGGCGTGGCCGAGGGCGCCCATCAGGCGGAGCCAGACGGGCAGCAGCATCTCGGTGCCCCGGGCGGTCTCGATGCCGCCGAGGTCGATGACACCGGGCTCGGGCCAGCCGAACGACACCAGCAATTCGGTGACCTGCTTCTTGGCGCCCACGTCCTCGCCGGAGACGAAGACGTTGTGCGCTCCGGCGACCCGGCTCGGTTCGACCATGACGAAACAGTTCATGGTGTTGAGGGTCTTGACGACCTTCGTGTCGGGGAAGGCGCGTTGGATCTGCTCGCCGAGGCTGTCGGTGTTGACCGGGTTCAGGGAGGGCGGCATGCCCTTGGAGAAGTCGAGCGGGTTGGAGATGTCGATGAGCACCTTGCCGGCCAGGTTCGCCTCATCGGCGGCGGTCAGGGCGTCGAGGGCGGCCGCGCCTGCGGTCGTGACGACGACCGTCTCACCGAAGGCGGCGGCCTCGGCGAAGGTCCGCAGCGCCACGGCGGAGTGGTCGGCGTGCCAGGTGGCGAACGGCGGGTTGCCCATGCCGTCGGGTTCCGTGCGGGCGAGGGTGGCCTGGGGGTCGCGGGTGCCGATGACGACCTCGTGCCCCAGGGAGGCGAGCTTGGTGGCGATGGTCCGGCCGACGATGCCGGTGCCGAGGACGGCGTAACGCATGCGTGTGGGTCCTTTCCGGGCTGGGCTGGGCGCGGGTCGTGCGCCCTGTCCTGAGTAATAACGAAACCGAGTCGCTCGGTATTCCAATACCCGCGCTCTCGCACCATGGCAAGCATGGGACCTGTGGAACGTTCAGGGACCTGTGGGACGCAGTCCGGCCAGGACGAGGTCCACGGCGTCCTCGGCCCAGCCGGCGCGACCGCCGCGGCCGGCCATGTAGTCGGCGTAGAAGGGGCCGAGCAAGACGGAGACGGCTGCGTCCAGGTCGGCGTCGGGGCGGATCTCGCCTCGGTCGCGGGCCTGTTCGAGGACGTGGCACAGCAGAGCGCGCCGGGGCAGGACGGTGCGCTCCCGCAGCAGGGCCAGGAGTTCGGGGGTGTGGGCCTCTTCGGCGAGGCAGGTGCCGATCAGCGCCATGCCGCGGACGCGCTCCACGGTGGCGGCGAAGTCGTCAAGGATCGCGGTCAGGTCGGCGCGGGTGTCGCCGCTCGGGGGCGGTGCGTCCACCATCCGCGCGGCGGCCAGGGCCGCGGTGAGCAGGTCGGCCTTGGTCTTCCAGCGCAGGTGAATGGTGGACTTGCTGACGCCCGCGGCCGCGGCGACCTGGGCCAGGCTCATCCGGGTGTAGCCGTGCGAGGCGAGCAGTTCCAGTGCCGCCCGGAGGATGGCGGCGTCCTTTCCGGCCGATCGCGGCCGTCCCGCGCTCTTGGTCTGCCTGGCACCCATCCGGACAGGATAGGCATCCCCGGTCGGCAGGCGCGTACCTCACTCGACGGTCAGCCAGGACGCCTCTCTCAGCGACTGGACCCGGCCCTCACCGTCGTAGTCGAGGGCGAACAGCCAACGCGGCTCGCCACTGAGCCGGTCCACCAGCTCCCCCAGCCGCATGTCCCCGGCCTTCCCACCGGCGACCTGCTCCACCTCGACCGGGAGCTCCGACGACAGGGTCAACGTGTGCACCACTCCGGTGGGTACGGCCGTTCCCCGCTCGGCCCGCACCTGCTCCACGGTGACCTGGACCGCGTCCTTCAGCACCGTCGCGTCGTACACGTAGCCGATCTCACTGGCGTACTCCTCACCCGGGGCCGGTGCCGGGGGTACGAAGGGGGACGCGCTCCGCGACGACGTCGGCTTCGTGGCGGCCGGTGCCGCCTCCGGACCGGGCACGACCAGCCACAGGCCCCCCACCGCGACGGCAACGGCCAGCAGCGCGCCACCCGACACCTGGGCCGCCCGCTTGCGACGCCGGCGCCGGTCGCCGCGTGCCCGGATCTGTTCCGCGGCCGGCGGCACGGCGAACCGTCTGCCCTCGGCGGCAAGCTCGGCGAGGCGGTCGTCCAGGCCGGTCTCGTCAGCCATGCTCCACCTCCGAAACTCGGCCCGCCCGTCGATCCAGCTCAGTATCGGCGAGAATCCTCGCCAGCGCGGCCCGGCCCCGGCTCAGCTGTGCCTTGACCGTACCGACGGGGCAGTTGGTCTCGGCGGCCACCTGCTTCACGTCCAGATCGCACAGGTGGTGGAGCACGATGGCCCGCCGCTGCGCCGCGGGGATCTGCCGCAGCGCCTGCACCAGCAGCACGTGGTGGGTGTCCGGCGGCGGCACGTTCGGCGGCGGGCCCTGGCGCCGTGCGAAGGAGAGCGAGGTACGCACCCGCCGCCACCGGCTGACCGCCAGCCGCCACGCGACGGTACGCACCCACGCCTCGGGCGCACCGTCCCTCTCCAGCCGGTCCCGGTGCTCCCAGGCCCGGACGAAGGCTTCCTGGACCACGTCCTGTGCCTCGGCACGGTCGCCGGTCATGGCGTACAGCTGGCCGATGAGCCGCCCCACGCTCCCGGCGTAAAAGGCGTCGAACGCCCCCTCGTCCATCCACCGCCCGCAGTTCCTGGTGACCGTACGTCTTTCAAGCATGCGAACAGTGCCACCCGGCACGCGGGCGGTGCAAGGAGCGTTACCTCACCGAGCCCCGCTGCGACGGTTCTTGACCGTTCTCCCGAGCCGCCGATCTTCCGGCCCCCTCCCCACGGCGCCCCGTCCGCAGGACACTTGACCAAGAAAGCCGTTGCCGCCGGAGGGGGAAGTGACATGCGGGACAGCCACCGGACAGAGGCCGAGCGGCTGTTGGCCCGGGCCGTGGAGGAAGAGGTGCGCCGCTCGGGCGGACGCACCGACGGGAACGTCCTGCTGTCCCGGGCGCGGGGCGCGCTGGACGCCATGGCGCAGACCGCGGCCGAGGAGTACGAGACCTACACCCGGGCGTTGGACGAGACGCAGGCCGGCCGGCTCACCTTCGGCCAGCGCTACGCCCGTGACGGCGGCGGCACTCCGCTGCTGGTGGCGGGTGTCGCGGGGATCACCGCCGCGGTCGCCGACCTGGCGCTGGGCACCGGTATGGGTACGGCGGTGGGCGCGGGCGTGACCGCCGGGGTGGTCGGCGCCGTGGCGACCGTGGTGAAGGTGGCCGGAACCCATCTGCCCGCCGCGCACCACCAGGCCGGGGCGGCCGGACAGCCCGGCGGGCCCGAGCAGTTGCGGCTGGCCTGGCTGACCGCGCTGGAGGTACGCGGCATCCGGCCCTTCCTCGATCAGCAGCGGGTGCTGAGCGCGTCGACGGGGTCGACGGCCCCTCCGTTGCGCGGCACCGACAAGAGCGCGGCGGCGCGCAGACGTACCGTCCTGGAGCAGTCGCTCGGCCAACTCCCGGAACCGGTCGGGGTGTTCGCGGGGCGGCGGCAGGAGCTGGGGCGGATCAGGCAGTGGGTGCAGGCGGCGCGCGCGAGCACCGAGACCCGGCCGACGGTGGTGGTGCTGCACGGGGCGCCCGGCAGCGGCCGTACGGCGCTCGCGGTGCGGGCGGCCCATGATCTGAAGGACCAGTTCCGCGGCGCCTGCGTGGTGGACCTGCGCGGCGACAGCGGGGACGAGCCGCCGCTGTCCACCCGGGACGCTCTGCTGCACCTGCTGAACCGGCTCGGCGCCCCGCGCGAGCAACTGCTCTTCCGCGAGCGCACCGCCCCCGACCAGCAGGTCAAGCGGCTCGGCGAGCTGTACCACCAGCATCTGACCGGACTGCCGGTCACCGTCGTCCTGGACGACGCCTGCGACCCGGAGCAGATCCGCACCCTGCTGCCGGAGCGCTCGGACAGCCTGGTCCTGGTCACCTCGCGCGAACCCCTCGCCCTGCCCGACGACCACGTGGCCTGGGTGCACCAGCTTCCGGTGGAGCCGCTGGACGAGGCGGGCGCGGAGGAACTGCTGGGCGCGGTGGCCCAGGACTCCTCGGGCCCCTACGACGCCGAATCCTCCGACGGCATCCGCCAGTTGTGCGGCGGACTCCCCCTCGCCCTGCGCATCGCGGGCTCCTCCCTCGGCCCGCGCTCACCCCGGCGCCTCGCCACCGACCTCGGCGCATACGGCCCCGTCGAACCGGTCGAGCGGGTGCTGTGGCTGCGCTACACCGACCAGTCCGAGCCGGCCCGGCGCCTGCTGCGCCGCCTCGCGCTGGCCGGACGGGCCTCACTGGGCGCGGCGGCGGCAGCCGCACTACTGGCGACGGACGAGTCGGAGGCCGGCCGCCACCTGACCGCCCTCTCCGAGGCGGGCCTGATCGACCACGTCCGCGGCAGCCGCTACCGGCTGCACGAACTGGTCCGCGCCTTCGCGCTGGCCCGCCTCCTCGACGAGGAGGAACCGGCCGAGCGCACCGCGGCGCAGGAACGCCTGATCGTCAACTACGCCGACCTCGCCGACTCCGTCCTGCGCCTGGTCGACGGCAACATGTCCACCCGCTCCGACCGCTTCAGCCCGCACGGCTTCACCTCCCTCGACGACGCGCTGCGCTGGCTGGACGACGAGTCCAGCTTCATCACCTCGGCGCTGCGGCACGCGGAGGGCGTCAATCAGTCGGCGGTACTGGAACTGCTCGGCGCCCTGTGCGACTACTGCCTGCTGCGCGGCGACCTGTACCGCCTGGGTGAGATCAGCGAACTGGCCCAGGCGGTGGACCAGGGCCTGCTGATGCGCTCGGTGCAGTGGCGCACCGGTATCGCGGCACGCCAGCTCGGCGAACTGGACAAGGCGCGGACGACGCTGGCGTCGGTGGTCGACCTCTACATGGAGGCCCACCAGGACGCGGGAGCGGCCCGCGCCCTGTGCTCCCTCGGCATCACCCTGCACCACCAGGGCCAGCTGACGGAGGCGGCGAGAAAGCTCCGCGAGGCGCTGGATCTGCAAGCCCCACCGCAATTGGCCACGGACCGCGCCTGGACGATGCACGCGCTGGCGGCGGTCGAACGCGACCGGGCCCACCTCTCCGAGGCGCTCGATCTGCTCACCCGCTCCCTGGAACTGCACCGCGCGGGCGAGTCCGTGCACGGCGAGGCCTGGGCCCACTTCCAGCTCGGCCAACTCGGCCTGCGCATGGGCGACGTACCGCGCGCGGAACGCGAACTGCGCACGGCCCTCGACCTGTACGGCCGCACCCGCGACGCCCGCGGCGAGGCCTGGGCCCTGACCCAACTGGCCCGCGCCCGCCTGGTCGACGGCGACCCGTCCCCCGCGGTCGACGGCCTGCGCCAGGCGGCGTCGCGCCACCGCGAGAACGAGGACGCACGAGGCGAGGCGTGGACGTTGTACTACCTGGGCCAAGCCCTGGAGGAGACCGGCAACCTGGACCAGTCGGTCCGCGAACTGGAACGCTCCCGCACGATGTTCTCCCGCATGCGGGACGTGTACGGCCTGGCGTGTGCCCGCCACCACTCGGCACGGGCGACGCGGGACCTCCGGGCCGCCCAGACGGGTTCCCTGCGCAACTCGGGCTTCGCCCGCCAGCTCCTGGTCGACGCGCGGGCGGACTTCCAGCGTATCGGCGTAGCCCACGGCGAAGCCTGGACGTGCCTGGAGCTGGCTGTGGTGGACGCGGGCAACGCCCGCACCCAGCAGGCCCTCGCCCTGTGCGACGAGGCAACGACCCTGTTCACGTCCTACGGCGACCAACGGGGCGAGGACTGGTCCCGCTTCCTGCGCTGCACGCTGCTGCCGTATGCGGCACCGGGGGGTGTCGAGGTCGGTACGGCGGTGGCCCAGGAGGAGCTGGCGCAGTTGGCGCGGGGTGGCCATGGGGCACGGGACGAGAAGCTGGAGGAGTACGTCGGCGCGTACCGGCTTCTGCTGGAACGGGGCGTCAATCTGGAGGCGGGCTGGCAGGCTTGGCGGTTGGGGATGGTGCCCAGCAGGCATGCTCGGGAGGTGATGGGGGTGGCGGTTTCGGTGGTTGGGAGGTCTGGTGGGGTTTGATTTGCGGGGGCCTACTCCGCCGCCCCGCGAGGAGGACCGCTTCGTGGGGCGGGCGGACGATCTGCGCGCGCTGCTCTACGACCTGTCCATCGGCGGCGTCAGCGGGCGGGCGCCGTTCGTGGCTGTCCTGCACGGCCCGCCCGGCGTCGGCAAGTCGGCCCTGGCCGCGGTGATGGCACGGTGGCACGGCGATGAGCAGCGGCGACAGTCGGGCGAGGATCCGCTCCCGGTGCACTGGCTCGGCCTCGGCGGCACCGTGGACGTGCAGGGCACACTGCTCCGGCTGCTCGCGGAGTGCGGGGCGCCGCGCGAGCCCATCGTGCACGCGGCCACAGCGCCTGAGCGGGTGTTCCGCCGATTACTGCGGTACCAGTGCGCCAAGCACATCCGTGAACGGGTCGTGGTCCTGGACGACGTGAGCCCGTCGGCCGCCCGGCCGTTGCTGAAGGTGTTGCGGGGCTGCGTCGGACTGACGGTGATCGTCACCTCGGACCAGAAGCGCGGGTGGCGGGGGGTCGACCTGCTGCACAGGGTGTGGCCTCTCAGTGGACGGGAGGCCACCGAGCTCTTCTCGCGGTACCCCGAGACGCACTCTGTTGCAGCCCCCTCGGCCGCACTCGGGCTGCCGTCGCTGGTCCGCATCGCCGGAGCGCTGGCGCACGAAGTTCCGCGCGAAGAGCTTCTTGGGGCGACGCGACCGGACGCTCTCGTTCAGCTCGCTCTGCACCGCTGCACCCCCGAGGAGCGCCTCCTTCTGGAGACGCTTGCCTCAAGACCGTCCCGCGCCCCCTTCACGACCTTGACGATCTGGCCGCTGGACCGACGGAACGCCATGGCCGGTCTGGTACAGCGAGGGCTGGTGCAGCAACCACGCGAAGCGGAGGACGTGTTCCTGCTGCCGGCCCCCGTGCGGGAAGCGGTGCTGGGCCGTCCGCCGGCGCACGTGACACCGCCTGACGAGTTGGTCCTGGAACTGGCCGGAGCCGCCACTCGGCTCGTCGACGATTCGGCCAGTCTGCTGGACGGACGGCCCCGGCTGCTGTCCGACGACAAGCCCCTGGAAGCGCTCTCTCCGCATGAATTCGCAGCACACATCGACGAGTTCATGCGCCTGCTGGCCGACACCCGTCGGCTGCGGGCCAAGTACTTGGAAGACCTGTTCATCAACGCGCTGGCGACAGTCCTCGCCTTCCTCGGTGACGCCCACCGACTGGTGGCCCTGCACCGAGGGTCGAGGAAGAACTCGGCGGTGCGCCGTGCTCTGTGTGCAGTCGCGAGGGGCGTGGGCCTGCCGGACGTGGCCCAGTCGCTGATCGACGGCGACACCACGCCGCACGCCATCCGCGAGAGGGCGGCGAACCATCACGCGGCCGGACACCTGGACTCCGCGCTGGCGGCGCTGGGTACGGCACCCGAGGCGGAGGACATCCACGCGGCCTGGAACCTCCTGGTGCGCGGGGCCGTGCTGTGCGACCAGGGCAAGGTGGAGGAGGCCGCCCGTCACCTGCGGTTCTCCGCGGATCTGCACCGGGCGTTCGACTGTCGGCGCGGCCATGGTCAGGCGCTGCTTCAGCTGGCTCGGGTGAGCCTGCTGCGCGGGCTGAACGCGGAAGCCGATGAGCTGCTCGGGCAGGCTGAAGTACTGCTGAGCGCTCTCGGAGACGTCCGCGGGCAGAACTGGATCGAGACCGAACGGGTCCGGCTCCAGGCACAGCGCGGTGACACCGAGGAGGCGTGCCTCACCGCTGAGCGCACCATCGCGGCGCACAAGGCCGCGGGGGACGTCCGGGGCGTCGGCTGGACCGAGTTCTGGCTGGGGCACGCGCTGTGGGGGGACGGCCATCACAGCGACGCTGAGTATGAATGGCAGGAAGCTCGCGAGTGCTTCTCACAGTGCTGGGACGCGCTCGGCCATGCCTGGGCACGGCACCGGGTGGCGCTGGTGCCACCCGACAGGCTGCCTTGGCGGGAAGACCCCGTGGCCGAGTGGCTCAGCGTCCACCAGGAATTCGTCGAAACCGGCTGCACACACGGGCGGGCCTGGGCAACCCTGGAGATCGCGGCCCGCGTCCCCGGCCCGGCGATGTCATCGGCGTTCCTGTCCACCGCGCAGTCCGACTTCCGGACGTTGGACGACGTGGCCGGGCTCTCTTGGGTGAGCGCGGTCCGGATCGCACGCGATCACACGCCTCCGCCACCGGACGCACGGGCCCGCCTCACAGAGTCCCTGCCCGATCGGCCGTGGGCGACGCAACTGATCCAGGACATCGAGAGGTTCTGGGACACCCCTTTCAACGGACTCCTCAACGAGATCCCGCCCCACGCCCGCGACCTCGTCCTCACCACCTCGACCCCCGACGTCACAGAAGAAGACCTCAGCCCGCACGGCCCCCGCTGCCGAGTCCGCATCACCCTCCTCGACGAATCCCCCACCACCGGAACCACCGCCCGCCTCCTCCTCCGCGTCTCCCCGGAGCCGGGCCACACCTGGGCGGCCGACCCGGAAGCCGCCCCCTGGCTCACCGCCACCGCCCTCCCCCTGACCCGGGCCTCCCTCGAACCGCCGTCCGCGCACCTGCGACCCTCCCACCAGGCAGGCCACGGCGCCGAGTTCGACTTCACCCCCCACCGCACCGGAACCCACCGCATCCGGTTCACCATCGCCCTCGAACGCACCGGGACGGTCCTGCAACAAGTGGAAACAGAGCTCGACATCCTCGACAACGACCAGCCGGGCAGCCACGCGGCACCGCACTCCGTCATCCCGCGCGGGCGGTAGCCCGGCATGCCCACCGAACTCCATGTGCACGTCGTACAGGACCCGAGCCGCGGCTTCACCGCCCTCCCCGACCGGCTGACCCGCGGCCCGGACGTCACCGTATGCCTGGACAGCCTGGGCGAGGACAAGGTCAGGGCCCGGCTGTACGGCCCCGCCGTGCCCTCGATCTACGGCACCGAGCACCGTGTCGACCTGGCGGTACGCCCTGCCGACGTACGCGCGGCTGCGGCCCGGTTGTGTCGGCAGTGGAAGGAGCACTTCGTCGACCATCAGCCGGACGACGGGCCCGAGAACGCGTACGCAACCCTCGTGGACCTGCGGGAACGCCCCACTGCCGAGGTCTACGACATCGTCAACGAACTCGCCCTGGTCGGCTCGGAGTTGCTCTACGGCACTCTCCTGGGCAGCGCCGACGACCGCGTCATACGCTTCCGCGACTACCTCACCGAGACCCTCGGGCTCCGCGACGGACTGCGCGTCCGCTTCGACTCGGATCTGTATGTGCCGTGGCCGATGGTGTGCCTGGAGCAGAAGAGCGTGCCGGCGTTTCTTCCGCGCAGCGAGGGACTGGATCCGCTGTTCCAACGCTTCCTCGGATACCGCCACCAGATCGAGCAGACCGGCGGCGCGTACCCCTGGCTCGGCGGACTGCACGAGGCCCCCGACATCCCCGCCGTCAGCCTCAACCACGACACCCGCGTCGACCGCAGGGGCCGTACCCGCGCCGCCGACGTCGCCGCCGTACTCGCCAAGGGCACCCGATTCGTGGAGCGCACGACGCACGGCGAACTGGTCAGGGCCCTCGGCGAGGCCGAACTGTGCGAGCAGCTCATGTACTTCTGGTGCCACGGCCACTTCATCCCCAACGGCTCCCAGCCCGCCTCCCTCGCCCTGAAGCTGACCGACAACAAGACCATCGACGCGCAGACCGTGAAGGACCGGCGGCGCCGTTTCGGCAGCGAAAGCCCCTTCCAACCCTTCGTCGTGCTCAACGCCTGCCACGCCGGCGTCCCCGAAGGCGGCGGTGACCACAAGTTCCTGAGCGGCGCGCTGATCGACGCGGGCGCCCGGGGCGTACTGGGCCCGCAGATAGAGATGCCGCAGGTGTTCGCGGCCGAGTACGCGCTGGAGTTCCTGACCCGCTACCTGCACGGCACCGGGACCGCGGGCGACATCGCCCACGCCGTCGCCCGCCACTTCGCCGACGTACTGCACAACCCCCTCGGCTTCGCCTACGCCCTCCACCACGGCATGGACACCCGCCTGGAACGCGCCCCCGACCAGGAGGCCGCCGTATGAACGAGGTCGTCACGGTCCGCCTCGGGCCCGACGGACGGCTGCTGGAGGAGACCGCCGACGGCCTGCGCCCCGTACCCACCGACCGGCTCCCCGACCACTTCGCCGAGGAGCTGACTCCGCCGGAATGGGCCACCGATCTGCTGGTCTACGCACACGGCTGGCGCACCCCGCCCGAGGACGCCCGCGCCATGGTCGACGGTCTGCTGGCGCACGCGGCCGAGCAGTACCGGCGCGGGGCGTATCCCGGGCTGCCCGAGTGGCGGCCGTGGACGGTCCTGCTGTGCTGGCCCTCGGGGAAGCGGCGGGGCATCGGTGAGTACCGGAAGATGCGCGCTCGGGCGCATGCCCTGAGCACGGGCAGCGGCCACGCGGGCCGGGTCCTCGGCCAGCTGCTCGGGTACGTCGACGCCCGCCGCGGTGATCCGGCGGCGCCACCCGTACTCGCCACTCGTGACGGCCAGTACCTGCACCTGATCGGGCACTCCTTCGGGTGCCGTGTCCTGTGCGAGGCCGTGCAGTGGGCGGCCGAGGGGCCTGTCACGCTGGGCTGGAGCATGCCGCGGCCGCCGGACCGGCCGTTCACCGCGGACTCGATGCTGCTGTTCCAGATGGCCGCGCCGCGGGATGCCTTCGCGACCCTGTTCGGCGCGCTCGACGAGGCCCCGCTGCACGGACCGGTCGTGGCGACCTACGCGCAGGCCGACCTCGCCACCGGGTTCTGGCATGAGCTTGCCGAGAAGCGGGCGGGGGTCGGCCACGCGGGCATCGGCACCGCGCCCGCGCCGGTCTCCGCGATCCGGATGCGCGGCACGGGCGAGCCGTATCCGCACGAGGTGCTCGACCACCGGTTCGTCAGCGTCGACGCCTCGGAGGTGTACGTCCGGCGGCGCGGCTGGTCCGGCGCCCACTCCGACCACGTACGGCCGGAGTCGGCACATCTGCTGCTGTCGCTGGCGGAACACGCCCGCTGAGGTCAGCCCTTGTCGGCGTCGCCGGAGGCGTCACGCGGCGCGTCCGCCTTCGGGTCCGGGGCCTCCGTGAAGGCGACCTTGCCCATGTGCTTGTTCATCGACTTCATCAGGCCCCACACGGCCAGGGCCATCACCGCGAAGACGATGAAGCCGAGGACACCGGGGGTGACCTTGTCCTCGTCGACCTCCTTGGCGAGGGTGGCCAGGTGCGTCATTGCCAGGCTTGCGCTTGCGCTCATGTCAGGCATTGTCGCGGACGCCCGCGAAGAGGTCGTCCTCGGGGAGGGAGGTATCGACGAGGGACTTCGCCAGCTCGTACTCCTCCGTCGGCCAGACCGCCTTCTGGAGCTCCATCGGCACCCGGAACCAGCCGCCGTCGGGGTCGATCTGCGTGGCGTGGGCGATCAGGGCCTTGTCGCGGATCTCGAAGAAGTCGGCGCACGGGATGTGCGTGGTCAGCGTGCGCTCGGCGCGCTCGAACTCGTCCCAGCGCTCGAGCCACTCCCCGTACGGCGACTCCAGGCCGCGGTCGAGCATCGCCTGGTGCAGCGCCTCGGTGCGGGGGCGGTTGAAGCCCTGGTTGTAGTAGAGCTTCTGCGGCTGGTACGCGGTGCCGAACTCGCTCTCCGGGTACTTCTCGGTGTCCGCCGCGCCCTCGAAGGCCACCATCGAGATCTTGTGGGTCATGATGTGGTCGGGGTGCGGGTAGCCGCCGTTCTCGTCGTAGGTGGTGATCACCTGAGGACGGAAGGCGCGGATCTTCCGCACCAGCTCACCGGCCGCCTTGTCGACGTCCTCCAGGGCGAAACAGCCCTCGGGGAGCGGCGGCAGCGGGTCGCCCTCGGGCAGGCCGGAGTCGACGAAGCCGAGCCACTCCTGCTTGACGCCGAGGATCTCGCGGGCCTCGTCCATCTCCTTCTTGCGTACCTCGTGGATGTGCTCCTCGATGTACTTGTCGTGCTGGAGCTTGGGGTTGAGGATGGAGCCGCGCTCCCCGCCCGTGCAGGTCACGACCAGCACGTCCACCCCCTCGGACACGTACTTCGCCATGGTGGCCGCGCCCTTGCTCGACTCGTCGTCGGGGTGGGCGTGGACGGCCATCAGTCGCAGCTGGTCAGTCAAGACTCAATCCTCGTCGGTAGGCGCCCCGGTGTGCATGGGCGCATAAGGCGGCTTCTATAGTGACCGAATCGGGGGCCGAATAATTCCAGGGCCCGGCCCTGCCGAGAGGACGATCATGACCACGGCGAGCACAGGACTGCCCGAGGGCCGTTACGGGCGCTCCTCGGACGCGCGTGCCGACCGTCGGCTCAAGCTCGCCGCCGTGGTCCTCGGCACGCTGCTCGTGGCGGTCGTGGGCTACTTCGGCTATCACTACGTCGGCCAGAACAAGATCAGCGCCGAGGTCATCGAGTACGACTTCTCGGAGAAGGCGGTCAAGGTGCATCTGGAGGTCCGCAAGGACTCCGGCGCCTCCGGCTACTGCACGATCCGGTCCCAGTCGGAGGACGGCTCCGAGGTGGGCCGGGGGGACTTCCGCTTCGACGGGGACGCCACCCGGATCGACAAGGTCGTCACGCTGCGTACGAGGGCTGAGGGCACCACGGCCGAGCTGCTCGGCTGCCACGCGGACTGACCTCGGCCGGATCGCTCGCAATACGTAGACGCTGACCTGCGTTGACGTAATTCTGATGGCTTATGTCCTCCCCCTTCTGCCATTGAATTGTTAGGCTCGTGGTTTCGCCCATCCGAGAGGGAACATTCTTCTGGGTAGGGCGATGCT from Streptomyces davaonensis JCM 4913 encodes the following:
- a CDS encoding CHAT domain-containing protein, with product MPTELHVHVVQDPSRGFTALPDRLTRGPDVTVCLDSLGEDKVRARLYGPAVPSIYGTEHRVDLAVRPADVRAAAARLCRQWKEHFVDHQPDDGPENAYATLVDLRERPTAEVYDIVNELALVGSELLYGTLLGSADDRVIRFRDYLTETLGLRDGLRVRFDSDLYVPWPMVCLEQKSVPAFLPRSEGLDPLFQRFLGYRHQIEQTGGAYPWLGGLHEAPDIPAVSLNHDTRVDRRGRTRAADVAAVLAKGTRFVERTTHGELVRALGEAELCEQLMYFWCHGHFIPNGSQPASLALKLTDNKTIDAQTVKDRRRRFGSESPFQPFVVLNACHAGVPEGGGDHKFLSGALIDAGARGVLGPQIEMPQVFAAEYALEFLTRYLHGTGTAGDIAHAVARHFADVLHNPLGFAYALHHGMDTRLERAPDQEAAV
- a CDS encoding tetratricopeptide repeat protein, whose translation is MGRADDLRALLYDLSIGGVSGRAPFVAVLHGPPGVGKSALAAVMARWHGDEQRRQSGEDPLPVHWLGLGGTVDVQGTLLRLLAECGAPREPIVHAATAPERVFRRLLRYQCAKHIRERVVVLDDVSPSAARPLLKVLRGCVGLTVIVTSDQKRGWRGVDLLHRVWPLSGREATELFSRYPETHSVAAPSAALGLPSLVRIAGALAHEVPREELLGATRPDALVQLALHRCTPEERLLLETLASRPSRAPFTTLTIWPLDRRNAMAGLVQRGLVQQPREAEDVFLLPAPVREAVLGRPPAHVTPPDELVLELAGAATRLVDDSASLLDGRPRLLSDDKPLEALSPHEFAAHIDEFMRLLADTRRLRAKYLEDLFINALATVLAFLGDAHRLVALHRGSRKNSAVRRALCAVARGVGLPDVAQSLIDGDTTPHAIRERAANHHAAGHLDSALAALGTAPEAEDIHAAWNLLVRGAVLCDQGKVEEAARHLRFSADLHRAFDCRRGHGQALLQLARVSLLRGLNAEADELLGQAEVLLSALGDVRGQNWIETERVRLQAQRGDTEEACLTAERTIAAHKAAGDVRGVGWTEFWLGHALWGDGHHSDAEYEWQEARECFSQCWDALGHAWARHRVALVPPDRLPWREDPVAEWLSVHQEFVETGCTHGRAWATLEIAARVPGPAMSSAFLSTAQSDFRTLDDVAGLSWVSAVRIARDHTPPPPDARARLTESLPDRPWATQLIQDIERFWDTPFNGLLNEIPPHARDLVLTTSTPDVTEEDLSPHGPRCRVRITLLDESPTTGTTARLLLRVSPEPGHTWAADPEAAPWLTATALPLTRASLEPPSAHLRPSHQAGHGAEFDFTPHRTGTHRIRFTIALERTGTVLQQVETELDILDNDQPGSHAAPHSVIPRGR
- a CDS encoding DUF4307 domain-containing protein is translated as MTTASTGLPEGRYGRSSDARADRRLKLAAVVLGTLLVAVVGYFGYHYVGQNKISAEVIEYDFSEKAVKVHLEVRKDSGASGYCTIRSQSEDGSEVGRGDFRFDGDATRIDKVVTLRTRAEGTTAELLGCHAD
- the mca gene encoding mycothiol conjugate amidase Mca, yielding MTDQLRLMAVHAHPDDESSKGAATMAKYVSEGVDVLVVTCTGGERGSILNPKLQHDKYIEEHIHEVRKKEMDEAREILGVKQEWLGFVDSGLPEGDPLPPLPEGCFALEDVDKAAGELVRKIRAFRPQVITTYDENGGYPHPDHIMTHKISMVAFEGAADTEKYPESEFGTAYQPQKLYYNQGFNRPRTEALHQAMLDRGLESPYGEWLERWDEFERAERTLTTHIPCADFFEIRDKALIAHATQIDPDGGWFRVPMELQKAVWPTEEYELAKSLVDTSLPEDDLFAGVRDNA